The Pongo pygmaeus isolate AG05252 chromosome 20, NHGRI_mPonPyg2-v2.0_pri, whole genome shotgun sequence sequence caggaaaatggctggagcaacccaccaccaccacctcgaGGTCTCACCTTCTCGCCACTGGAGTAGAAAAAGTATCTCAGCCTCACAATATTGCAGTGGTCCAGCTTACGCATGATCTGCAGCTCTCGGTTCTTGAGGGCAAAGGGAGGGTCTCAGAATATGGCCAACTCTCTCGGCTGCTCCTCCCTACTCACACTCACTCCCAACAATAGCCAGGCAGCTACTCCCTGTGTCCCAGCTCCAGGGTCCCCTGGAGTATCCCCCAATTCCTTGTCTCCAGACTATTCCCCTCCCACATGAGCTGGAAGCCCACAGGTTAAACCCAGGCCACAGATGTGTTTTCttcactccattttttttttttttttttttttgagacagagtcttgctctgttgccaggctggcatgcagtggctcgatatcggctcactgcaacctctgcctccctggttcaagcgattctcctgcctcagccttccaagtagctgggattacaggcatgcaccacaacgcccagctaatttttgtatttttagtagagatggggtttcaccacgttagccaggatggtctcgatctcctgacctcgtgatccacctgcctcggcctccctgacctcgtgatccacaggcctcagcctcccaaagtgctgggattacaggcatgaggcactgcgcccagccaccccactttaaaaaaaaaaaaaaaaaaatttcaacttatTGCTGACATATAAAAACCAAATGGcaccttctgatttttttctccaaaataaagttttaaaaaggataggccagggccaggcgtggtggctgacgcctgtaatcccagcactttgggaggctgaggtgggtggatcacgaggtgaggagattgagaccatcctggttaacacggtgaaaccctgtctctactaaaaatacaaaaaaaattagccgagcatggtggcaggcgcctgtagtcccagctactcaggaggctgaggcaggagaatggcgtgaacccaggaggcagagcttgcagtgagctgagatcgtgccactgtactccagcctgggcgacagactccgtctcaaaaaataataataataaataaaataaataaaagataatataaaatttatttattattatcatttttttaaaaagaacctggctatgttggccaggttggttttgaattcctagtctcaaacaatcctcctgcctcaggccctcCAAGTtcaaggattacaggcgtgagctgccatacccagccttaaaataaaaataaaataaaataaaataaaaaacagctgggcatggtggctcacacctgtaatcccagcactttgagaggccaaggcagggaaatcacttgaggccaggagttcgagaccagcctggccaacatggcaaaaccccatctctactaaaaatacaaaaaaaattagctgggcatggtggcgcacgcctgtgattccaactactcaggtggatgaggtacaagaattgcttgaacccaggaggcagagattgcagcgcttgaacccaggaggcagaggttgcagtgagccgacatcacaccactgcactccagctttggtgacagaagaagattctgtcttaaaaaaaaaaaaaaaatagagaccatcctggctaacatggtgaaaccccatccccactagaaatacaaaaaattagccgagagtggtggcacacgcctgtagtcccagctactagggaggctgaggcagaagaatcgcttgaacccgggagacagaggttgcagtgacccgagatcacgccatcacactccagcctgggtgacagcattagactccgtctcaaaaaaaaaaaaagatttcacatCTAAATCCAGTTTTCAGTTTGCTTGAAAAATCAGGGCTAGgtatgctggctcatgcctgtaataccagcactttgggaggtcgaggcgggggcggattacttgaggtcaggagttcgagaccagcctggccaacatggcaaaaccctgtctctactaaaaatacaaaaaaaaaaaattagccgggcgtagtggcccacacctgcaatcccagctactcaggtggttgaggcacgagaatcacttgaacccgggaggcagaggttgcagcgggccaagatcgtgccactgcactccagcctgggtgacagagtaagactccatctcaaaaaaaaagaaaaaaaaaaatcaggtgtgGGCACATGAGGCTTGCCCCCCTACATGGCACAAGCAACAACAGACAGGTAGTGGCCATCCAGCTCACTCTGGTCCCGTGGAAGCATCTGGGTCCTTGAACTCTATCTAGGATCCTGAGTCCCAGACTCCAGGCATCGGACTTTTCCCAGAATGCGGTCTTAGCATTCTTCCCCATTCTCTATTCCTCAGTGAGGCCTAGGAACTCCCTGCCCCTACATCCCTCTTACTTCTGGAACTCAACTCCAATCAAATTCTGACACCCTGGAGCTCCTCCTGCCCAAGGGCCCTCCCTGCCAAGACCGAGGCCTTGGTCTGGTTCCTTTCCAGTCTAGACTCAGTTCTCCTACATCCAGACTAGCCTAAGCTCCAAATGCCAGGCCCTTAAACACCAATTATTCCTCAACTTCCATTTCCTCCATCTCCTTCTAGTTCCCTGAGCCTCTCCTAGCTCACAGGGCACCTCCATTCCATCCTGCACTGGCCAAACACCTGGGAAGAGCGCGACCTTCAGAACCACCCATGCTAGCCCTGCCAGGTCCCTTTCTCTCCTGGGAAGAAGTGTAACCAAATGGTTAAGGTAGAGGGTTTGGGAATCAGATTCCAGCCTTGACTGGGGCACTTGCTctatgacctcaggcaatcctcttatCTGAGTTTGTTTCCCTGCTTTTAAACTTAGCTTACACTTAGAATGGGTATAACCACAGTACCTACCCTCAGAGAATCTTTATGTAAATTAAACAAGAATTTGCTTATTAAGCACTTACATTGAGCAAATGCCCAGTAAAAGCTCTGGGCTCTCCTGGGATCCACATTTCCCATCTTCCACAGGTCTCATTTcctcttttcccctctttctctTCTGGCCCATGGCTCTGAAACCCAAGCCTCCAGCTCTCTGGCTGGGGTTCTCCCACCAGTCACACCCAGTCCCCAAACCTCCCTGTCCCCATCCTGCCCAAGCTACCTTGAACCTCTTGTCCTGGAGAACCTTCTTGATGGCGACCAGTTCCCTGGTCTCTGCCAGCCGTGCCTGGTACACAACCCCAAATGAGCCATTGCCAATCACTTTGATGTCCGTGTAAGCCACCTCTTGGGAGCGCTCTGGGCCTTGGCCTAGAGTGGCTACCACTGTGGTCACCTTCCCGCTGTCACCTGGGGAACAAAGGGGATACACGATCCACTGACCCATCCTGTCTGCGCATCACCCCATCCTGGGGCTGTGGGAGGAAGGGAAATCTCTGCAGGAAGCTCATTGGGGACCTCTTTGTCCCCTCTTCCTCTTTGAGGAAAGGTGGATGCTGGGACCTTCCCAGTGatttttcccctctttctttctgGGAACCTTAAATCCTGCTCCCCTCCACATGGGAGGATATTGATACCTAAATCTCTCTGCTTCAAGGGTTGGCAACCCCAAATTTCTACTTCTAGGAAGCAACAGATCACTGGTCCATCGTGGTACTGGGAGACATCAGATGTTGACTCCATCTACTCTGGATCTACTGCCCTCTGGCCCCTCCTATTTGGAGAAAGCTTGACCAAGCCTCTTCCACTTCAGGGAGCAGTAACCCTGAGGTACTCCTACTTTAGGAAAGCACTAACCTCTCTCACAGCCTAGAGGATACTGATCTCTAAGTCCTCCCCTGTAGAGCTGGTAACTTTATTGGTTCTTGGTGACAGAAATGAATGTCCTCTCCTGCTATATGTACCAGTGCCCTGACCCTCACTTTTTGGTACTTTGAGGTTAGAAAAAAAACACTGACCTGACCTCTTCATCTGAGTGGTCCGGAGACCCAGACGCCTCCCTATATGTGGGTGGTCCCTAATGGACAAGCACCAAATTATGAGAATGATGAACCTGACCTTTATTATCAAGGGGCTATTCCAGCCTCAGTCCTTTGAAGGAAAGCTATAATTCCCAATTCCCATTATTCAAATGGTGGCAAACCTTGGTGCCACTCTTAGAGGATAGTGACCCCTTTGAGTAACTGATGaaccaaatccttttttttttttttttttgagacacagtttcgctctcgttgcctggctggagtgcaatggcacgatcttgactcactgcaacctccgcctgctgggttcaagcgattctcctgcctcagcctcccgagtagctgggattacaggcgtgagccaccgcgcccggccaccaaaTCCATTTTGAGGGGCCAGTGACGTGTTCTTTCAGAAGGAGATAACCctacatcacttttttttttcagagccaaTGACACCATATCTTAGAACAATTATTAAACAAGTATAACCTTAGATCCATATTCTATAGGAAACTGTGAGCTaccctgctccattccatttttgTTAAAGGAGACACACCAAgccatgtattttaaaacatgtactaTGGACTTGGTTTGAAGGATATGCTGACTCCCAATGTCTTTATATCTAAGAAGCAGTAACTATTAATTCTCACCATTGGCAGTACAGCTCAACAAGATTTAGGGTGGGTAATGATGCCAGGTCTTGGTTTTAATAGGGAAGATGATCTGAGTACCAGGTTTGGAAAGCCTGGCCCTATTCTTTGGGGACACAACACAGTAACCTCAAAGCCCTGCTTCTAAGTGATATTCGCTCCAAATCCCCATCTTCTCAAGGACAGCGAATGCAGATCCCTCTTTTTCGGGGTTGGTCTTATTCTTGTTCTCATAGGAGACAATAACCCTAGATCCCCATTTGCAAGCGACTGTGACCTCTGATCCAATATTATAATGAATAGCAACGTCAGATACCTGTTCTTAAGACTCAAGAACCCAAGACCTCAATAATGGAAGAACACGGACTTGTAACCCCTGTTTCTTTGAGTGTTAGTAATTCTGATCCAAGAGTAATTCTGATCTCCAAGAGATGGTAACCCCAAGACTCCTTTTCCTGGGAGGAAGAGGGCTCAGATCCCCGGTATGGGGAGAGGCACAGTGACCTCGAGCTCCTATCTAAGCATATGAAAGAATCTGATGGATGTCTGAGGAGCTTTGGGAACCCTGATCACCACCCTACACGGGCGCCACTAGTACTCACGGCCCAGCTTCACCCCGGGCGGCGGGAAGCTAGTGCCTGCGCCGGGGCCTCCGCTGCCTCCTCCGCCGCTGCCGCCGGGTCCACCCCCGGAGCTCGAGGCCCCGACGCCCCCACCCATGGCCCCGACAGATGCCTTTCCGCCGCCGGTGCCGCCTGGGCCAGAGGCCGAGCCTCcggggccgccgccgccgcctccgcctccgccgcCTGGCTCCGCGAACGAGCTGGTCCGCGCCCTGCCCGAGCCCCCAGGGCCGCCTCCCGAAGGCCCGCCGCCGCTCATGGCGCCGAGCACAGGCCCAGGCCGCGGGGCTCGGGCTGCCCGGGCTGCCCcagccgccgccgctgccgccgcctccCCCGGGCTCTGGCCTCTTCCAGGCCGCGCCGCTCGGGCTTGGGCTCCGGCTCCGGCCCAGCGCCCGCCGCGGGGCACGCCGGGAGATGCAGTTCGGCTGTCGTCTGCGCCGCCGTCACCGCCCTCGGCCCGCACAGAGAGCCGCGTGGCACGCCGGGAAATGAAGTCCACAAAAGCCTCAGAGTAGACCGCGGGAATGATCGGCGGGAATGACGGGTCGCGCTGTACGTCGGGAAATGGAGTCCAGAGTAATCTGTCAGCCGACTGTACGACGGGGAGCCCtgaagcactttgggaagcagagagcCTGATGCACGCTGGGAAACGGAGTCCACTCACTCAGTCTATTAGCTGTGTATGCGTCCCAGAGCCCGGTGCGCTCTGGGAAATTGAGTCGGCGCGCGTGAACCTGCGGATCTCGGGCCGTGAGGCAAGCCGGGAAATGGAGTCGTCGCCACGCCCCCACCGCATTGCAGGTGTAAAGCGATTTTTAAAGCACGCCGGGAAATGGAGTCTCAGATGGTTTTTAAGCCCCAAGTGGTTACTGCAGTTCCGGAGATGGGCGAGGAAATGGAGTAGGTTTACGCGCTCTTCTTCCCAGGTACGCTAGGCCGCAGTCCCTGCCGGGAAGTGTAGTCAGCACCAAGGCTTCGGTGCAGTTGCCACAGCGAGCCCTGGTGTATTCTGGGAAATGGAGTTCGAGGCATCCTCCCCATTGACTGAGGGGGCGGGATCGCCCATGAGCTCCAAGCATGCTGGGGAATAGTCCAGACCTGACCCTTTGTGAGGCCAGTCTGCGGAGGCTTGCCGGGAAGCGGAGTCCAATGGCCACCATCAGGGGCGTGTGAACGAAAGGTTAGAGACTGCGGCAGTTCCCTGGAGAGACTTAAAAGTGTTTCAGCGCCTCCTTCCTCGCCCCCAGGTCCTTCTTTAAGAAAGAGCCGAGGTCGATCAAGGACTGCTGGAAAATGGAGCCAAGCAACTTTAAGTTCCAGGTGACCATagatcaggaaagaaaaaatgtccCCTCTCTAACCGCAACTCTGCAAAGATTCGGGAAACAAAGTTCCCGGCGGTTTCGCAGAACACTAACTAGTCTTCGGATACAGTCTAGCTTTTCCTAGCAATGTGGTTCGCACCAGGAAGCTGAATGGATATTtctgggccgggcgctgtggctcaggtTGGGCgccggtagctcacgcctgtaatcccagcactttgggaggccgaggctggcggatcatccgaggtcaggagttcgagaccaacctggccaacatagcgaaaccccgtctctactaaaattacaaaaattagccgggcgtggtggcgggcgcctgtaataccagctactcaggaggctgaagcaggagaaacgcttgaacccgggaggcgtaggttgcagtgagccgagatcgcgccactgcactccagcctgggcgacaagagtgagactccgtctcaaaaattaaaatcctGTCTTGAACCCCCATTCAgttttcagtttttggttttgagacagggtctcgctctgtcgcccaggctggcggacagtggcgcaatcataggtcactgcagcctcgaactcccaggctcaagcaatccccccacctaagcctcccatgtaggtgggactacaggcgtgcaccatcacgcccagctaatttggtttggtttggtttttggggTGGTGGGGGATAGGGAGGTGGGCttcgacatgttgcccaggctggtctccaactcctgggctcaagcgattctacctcagcctccaacgTGCTGGTATTTCAGGCTTGAGCCACGGCACTGGGCCTCCCACTCTGTGTTTTGCGACTTCCGCTTCCTAAATTACAGGATCCCGGAAAGCCAAAAATAAGGAAGCCAGCTGCAAAGAGTAGCCTCAGGTTTTGTGTACTCAGTGAGTCGTCCTATTTATCGATTAATACCCGAAGGAGAGTAGCCCCCAAAGGGCGCTGGGGAAACAGAGTTCCTGTGTCTGTGAGTGTCTCTTCCTCCCCCGGAAATACTCAGAAGTAGAATGAAAGCGTTCTCAGCCCCTCCCGCCTCCTGGAATGGTGGGAAATGGAGTCTCTGGACTTCACGTTAATCCAAGCTTGTGTTTATACTAACTGTCCTGTCCTTTCTGAAACCAGAAGAAAGTCCTGTCCACTCATAAGTTTGTTCCTAACTGCAATTCCCCGCGGACACAACTGCGGGAGTCGGTAGCGCCAAAGCCTGTTGAGACTACATTACCCAGAAGGCAAAGTACGGACACGCTTCCGCTCCCTTGCAAAGCAGGTGGCTGCACCACGCGCGGCTAGGCGCGGGCGTTTCTGGGAGTTGCAGTTTCCCAGCCAAATGGTGCCTGCTGCCCTCTGATGGCAGCTCTgagtcaaaaagtaaaaatttcagtCAAGCCCCTTGGCCTACGGATTCCAACACGGGACCAAGACGGCTCAAAAGGGCGGCGACATGGGGCAGGATAGCGAGGGTTATTTAACCGCCAGAACCCGTGGGGCATGCGCCGCTGCGTGTGGCCAATCGCCACGAGGGGATTGGGGTCCGTGGGAGTTTGAGGGTGACGGTCTGCAATCTATCACGATGTTTGTAGAGGATGAGAATGTTCCTAGAGGGATGCTAGGAAGGGTTGTAAACGTCTGAGAGAGGCCTATGGGTGTCTAGAAGGGCTAAGAGGAGTCCGTGGAGCGGTCGGTGATGGGGTCTTTGATGAGCTTAGTTGACTGAGGATAATTACTGGGGACCAGTGGAGAAGACTGAGGGGACTTAGGCTGTCTGCTAAAAGTTCTATGGGTGGGTGGACGCgatggcttatgcttgtaatcccagcactttgggaggtcaaggccgtggatcacttgaggtcagtcagaagttcgagacccgcctggccaacatggaggaaaccccatctctactaaaaacacactaaaaaattagccgggcgtggtggcccacgcctgtaatcccagctactcgggaagctgaggcacaagaatctcttgaacctgggaggctgaggttgcagtgggctgagattgcaccactgcactccaccctgggcaacaaagtgagactctgttttgaaaaaaagaaaaaaaaaaaaaggtctgtggGAGACAGAAATTACTGGTGACCAAGGGGATCTCTGAGCGACCTGAAGGGGTGAGGGATGGTTGAGAAGCATTGGGAAAGGGCTTTGAGAGTCTGTGGAGGTACTGGGGCTACAGGTACAAAGCAGGGAGGTCTCTGATGAGATTAATTAATATGTGAAGTGCCTTGAGAGTATCTGTAAAGGGCTTTCTACTTGGAAGCAAGGATCTCAGAGGATATAGATGGGACCAAGGGTGTCTTCTTGCAGGAACATTTCAAGCTAGCTAATAGATTTAGGTGGGCGATTAAAGGTTAGAGTAGCCACTGGAGTTTTCAAGGCCAAATGCCACCTGTGACATCCTACACAGCCAGAATCTGGGGCAACTAGTCTGGTAGGGCTGTGGTCTGACCTGGACAGCAGTTAGGGAGCTGAGCTGAGCACTTATGATTCCATATTAGATGTGGTTAGAGGTGCTTTGAAGACACTGGGTTCAGGGGCTGAGGCCAGTAGTTAAGAGTCCTCTCCTCCCGAGTGACAACATCCCTTTCTCCatcaccccaccaccaccaactcAGCTGCAACTATGTTGCCAGGAGACATGTCTCATCCCAGCTTCCAGAAATAGCCCAGTGGCCCCCACCCCAGGGAATGACTTACATCACCCAGGAGAGGGAGCAGTTTCCCGCAGGCCGCCTCGGGAGCCTCGGTTTCCTGCCAGTATCCTAGCCCTGGATCCTCTCTTCCCTGCCAGTCGACATCATCTGGGACCACCCACCCTGGCTGGCATGAAATGAGATGCGAGTGGGTAGCAGTTGCCAGTCAACGTTCCTTCCCCCTCAGGGTTGCACAGGGTGGAGTTTCATGGCGAAGCCAGTCCAACAAGCCCTCAATTGCCACTTCATCTCTtagcagctgtgtggccttggggaaaccccttcccctttctgggcctcaggcaCCTCACCTGCATGAAGGAGACAGGACTTGTCTCTAAGGGCACTTCCAGCCTGGATTATTCCTCCTAATTCTTTCATCCCTGATTCAAGCTCTCCAATCTCAGCTTCTAGCTTTATGAGCTCATCTCAAATCCTCTGATCTTGAAAGCCTGATCTGGATCCAACTATCTTGGTGTTAGGAAGGAAAAGTCAGGAGTTGTTGAAAGAACGTGGGCTTTGAAGTTCTGGCTcagccctgggcaagtcacttagcaGCACTGGTTGCCGCTACCTTACTAGATACTGAAAGAGCTACAACACTGCAGCTCATAAGTATTGGACACATAGTAGGTCAACAGCATTGATGACTAGTGAGCCAGTCCCTTGGCTGCGTGCTGGCTGGGGGTGTTCCCATAGCTGGACCTGAAGATCACCAAGTTACCTTGCAAGGTCTACATTTCAAGAGACACCACAGGCTGTTCTCCAAAGGACTCCCAGCTGAACTCAGAGCAACAAGAGAGGGGTGTGGGCAGAGTGCAAGGGGCAGTGCAAAAAGGAGCTCCTGGTCTTCACTGGGGACCTAGGGTGTGGGAAGAATTCCTAGGCACAAGTGGGAAGGCATCCAGGCAATCAGAAGAGCAAGGGCAGTGGGGCTGTGGCGAAAAACAGTGGGAAGAGCTTTCAAGGACAAGGTCCCCATGGAACAGAGGAGCTGTCAGATGAAGCCGGCGCATGCCTGAGACCACCATCATCAAGCTCTGGGGCTCATGTgcctctgaggtcaggagacggTTTCCCAGGCCTGGATTTGGCCCATTCTGATTAGGGTTAGGCCCTCTATACTCATCTGGCCACAGATCCAATagcagccaggctggggccccTCCTTCAGAATCAGGCAAAAGCTGTGGCCCTCAGGGGGCTGCACCCAGCACCTATGACATTGATGACTGCATCCAAAGGTccaaagttttattgttttgaatACATTCTCCAGCGGCCCCTCTACTCCCCCCACCCTCAGTCCCCAATACAGAATAAGGCTTGAccacagccccccaccccaccccagaggccccagctgggaggcagagggggctTCCAGTTTGGTTTCAGGGTACCCCCTTCCCATCCCCCCACCCGCCTGCCCATGGGCCAGTCCTAGGAGCAGCTGGGGATGAAGGGGTTGGACCGGtgctggggtggggagtgggagagggATAGCAGGCACTTGTAGAGATTTGTGGCCCATGGGCGGCACCCCTCACCCTcctccgccccccaccccccaacacatGGAATTTTTGGTTCATCATAAAAttgtccctccctcccctgctgtGCCCTTGTGGGGTATGAGAAACCTAGGCACTCATGGCCCCCTggaggggcagggcaggcagggctggggctgaggaGGGCTGGGAGTGGGGCGGAGTGGGGCAGAGTGGGGCAGAGTGGGTGGATCAGAGGGGTACAAGAGGCAGAGAACAGGGAGGGAGACAAGGCTTTACTTCCTAAGCGATTGTAATAAAAAAGTTCCTGGGTGTTAAGGCCAAAGCCTCAATTCAAATATAAATTCCCCAGAATGGAGGTGGCCCCCTTaacttccccctccctccccctaccaCCACTTTGCCCAGAGCTTAGAAACCCACAGAGACAGGGAACAGCCCCTAGCCCTGggcacccacccacccccaccatttaaaaaaaagaaattaaagttttatacaaaatgtggggagggaaaagggaggaggcagggaagagaTAAGAGAGCTGCCCTCACCTCCAGGGCACAGGGGGCTTAAGGCAGCAAAAGAAGcatggggggtgggggacacacAGGTCCCCTGCCCACAGCCCTCAGGAGTCTCGATGCTCCAGGGAGAGCTGGGCCGTGGCATGCTGGAGGTCAGAGCTCACCCGCCTTGGGGTGAGGGGCcccccagcctccccaggcccctccccacGCACCTTCTTGTCCTCGCCCTCATCCTCAAAGCCCCCAGCGGGGCCCCCACCCCCTTCCAGGCGACAGTCTTCACTCCAGCGCCGCTTAAAGCGTAGCTTGAGGGGCATGCACTGGGATGCCCCGGGTGCCTCGCCGGGCTCAGGCTTGGGGGGTGCAGGTGGGGCACGGGGCGTCTTGAACACCTCCCCGTCTTCCTCATCCTCATCACTGATGTCagtcacctccacctcctccgACTCGCCTTCCGAGATGGGCTCCACCTTGATCTGTGGTGGCGGGGGTGGTGGGGCTAGTGCCCCTGCCCCCTCGGCCAGCCCGCCTGCGCCGCCACCGCTCTTGTCAGCACCGGCTGCGGCCTTCTCCCCAGCTGCCCGCTGCCGGCGTCCGAGTGGGGGCGGCTGGAGCTTAAACTTGAatggggaggaagaagaagaggaggatgaCGAGGCCGAGGAGGGGACCGGTGGGGTCTCAGGTGCCATGGGCGGCAGCGGGCACTTGTCAGGGCGCTGGGGCTGGGGCACCACCAGCCCGGGGTAGTGCAGGAAGGCGCGGGGGCTGAGGTGGTAGTTGTAGACGCTTTGGGTGTGGGCCTGCAGGTACCGTTTCATGTCCTCAGGGCTGAAGGAGAAGTGGGAGCCTCCCCCTGAGCCGCTGGGCCCCCCGCCACCACCGGGGTACATTGGGCTCAGCGTGGGCGAGGGAGTGTAGGCCAGGTGGGTGGGCGTCATGGGCAGAGCCGGGGAGAGCTGAGGGGGCAGCAGGGATCCAGGCCCGGCCAGAGGCGACACAGGGAAGGGGCTGAGGGGTTCAGGGCCACCCCGAGGCCGGGGATAGACACGGAAGACACCAGGGTCATGGGGCAGGCGGGCCAGCGGGGGCCCTCGGAAGGCACCCAGATCTGGA is a genomic window containing:
- the ERF gene encoding ETS domain-containing transcription factor ERF isoform X2, whose amino-acid sequence is MNYDKLSRALRYYYNKRILHKTKGKRFTYKFNFNKLVLVNYPFIDVGLAGGAVPQSAPPVPSGGSHFRFPPSTPSEVLSPTEDPRSPPACSSSSSSLFSAVVARRLGRGSVSDCSDGTSELEEPLGEDPRARPPGPPDLGAFRGPPLARLPHDPGVFRVYPRPRGGPEPLSPFPVSPLAGPGSLLPPQLSPALPMTPTHLAYTPSPTLSPMYPGGGGGPSGSGGGSHFSFSPEDMKRYLQAHTQSVYNYHLSPRAFLHYPGLVVPQPQRPDKCPLPPMAPETPPVPSSASSSSSSSSSPFKFKLQPPPLGRRQRAAGEKAAAGADKSGGGAGGLAEGAGALAPPPPPPQIKVEPISEGESEEVEVTDISDEDEEDGEVFKTPRAPPAPPKPEPGEAPGASQCMPLKLRFKRRWSEDCRLEGGGGPAGGFEDEGEDKKVRGEGPGEAGGPLTPRRVSSDLQHATAQLSLEHRDS
- the ERF gene encoding ETS domain-containing transcription factor ERF isoform X1, with amino-acid sequence MKTPADTGFAFPDWAYKPESSPGSRQIQLWHFILELLRKEEYQGVIAWQGDYGEFVIKDPDEVARLWGVRKCKPQMNYDKLSRALRYYYNKRILHKTKGKRFTYKFNFNKLVLVNYPFIDVGLAGGAVPQSAPPVPSGGSHFRFPPSTPSEVLSPTEDPRSPPACSSSSSSLFSAVVARRLGRGSVSDCSDGTSELEEPLGEDPRARPPGPPDLGAFRGPPLARLPHDPGVFRVYPRPRGGPEPLSPFPVSPLAGPGSLLPPQLSPALPMTPTHLAYTPSPTLSPMYPGGGGGPSGSGGGSHFSFSPEDMKRYLQAHTQSVYNYHLSPRAFLHYPGLVVPQPQRPDKCPLPPMAPETPPVPSSASSSSSSSSSPFKFKLQPPPLGRRQRAAGEKAAAGADKSGGGAGGLAEGAGALAPPPPPPQIKVEPISEGESEEVEVTDISDEDEEDGEVFKTPRAPPAPPKPEPGEAPGASQCMPLKLRFKRRWSEDCRLEGGGGPAGGFEDEGEDKKVRGEGPGEAGGPLTPRRVSSDLQHATAQLSLEHRDS